A genomic window from Flintibacter sp. KGMB00164 includes:
- a CDS encoding sigma-70 family RNA polymerase sigma factor has translation MPGCPQEWEELTADVFLCAWRERKKLQPGKVKSWLATVVRNRALNRLRDRRELLPLEEDILVLAQDSPQRELETREAAQLVRAALEALEPSDRELFVRHYYYGQTVEKAAEEMGMNHSTAKTRLRRGREKLKRQLEREGYIFEED, from the coding sequence ATGCCGGGCTGCCCCCAAGAGTGGGAGGAACTGACGGCGGACGTCTTTCTGTGTGCCTGGCGGGAACGGAAGAAGCTGCAGCCGGGAAAGGTAAAGAGCTGGCTGGCAACAGTAGTCCGGAACCGGGCGCTGAATCGGCTGCGGGACCGGCGGGAGCTGCTGCCTCTGGAGGAGGATATCCTGGTACTGGCCCAGGACAGCCCTCAGCGGGAGCTGGAGACCCGTGAGGCGGCGCAGCTGGTGCGGGCAGCCTTGGAGGCGTTAGAGCCATCGGACCGGGAGCTGTTTGTCCGCCACTACTACTATGGTCAGACCGTAGAAAAGGCGGCGGAGGAGATGGGAATGAACCACTCCACCGCCAAGACCCGGCTGCGCCGGGGCCGGGAAAAGCTGAAACGGCAGCTGGAACGGGAGGGATATATCTTTGAAGAAGATTAA
- a CDS encoding pyruvate carboxylase subunit B — MRKVQFTETVLRDANQSLIATRLPYSKFEPILETMDKAGFYSAEVWGGATFDVCLRYLREDPWERLRKIRAKMPNTKLQMLLRGQNILGYKHYPDDVVRKFVEYSVKNGIDIIRIFDALNDVRNLEVAIDETVKQGAHASGTISYTTSPVHTLENYVKMVKDLKSMGVKSICIKDMAGLMGPKEAYDLVSAIKDAVPELPLVIHTHCTTGLAYMTQLKAVEAGADVLDTAISPFSGGTSQPATESVAYSIRQMGYQVDLNDKALTEMADFFKGVRADFLKSGTLDPISMSTDTQCLNYQIPGGMLSNLISQLKMMNAIDKLDQVLEETPKVRKDMGYPPLVTPTSQMVGSQAVQNVLAGERYKVVGKEIKAYCRGEYGRTPAPIDPAIQKKILGDTPLVKGRFADSLEPEFEKTKKELGATAKSDEDVLSYIAFPQVAMAFFKDREAGFPAKEEPKKAAPAPKAAPAPAPTPAWQGPVYYAEVPAPAVPGYTSRPIPAFAASYQPPHLKMGSQGDCTGTFTITIDGKPFQVSVERADAPAAAAAPVAAAPVAAAPAAPVAAPAPAAAPAAAPAPAAAPAAAPAAVAAGETAVNSPMPGNIFKVECKPGQAVKAGDVLVVLEAMKMEIEVSAPVDGTVKSVSAVVGTAVNTDDLLVTLG; from the coding sequence ATGAGAAAGGTCCAGTTTACGGAAACTGTGCTGCGTGACGCGAATCAGTCGCTGATCGCCACCCGGCTTCCCTACAGCAAGTTTGAGCCCATCCTGGAGACCATGGATAAGGCTGGCTTCTACTCCGCCGAGGTCTGGGGCGGCGCCACCTTTGACGTGTGTCTGCGTTACCTGCGGGAAGATCCCTGGGAGCGTCTGCGCAAGATCCGCGCCAAGATGCCCAACACCAAGCTGCAGATGCTGCTGCGCGGCCAGAACATCCTGGGCTATAAGCACTATCCCGACGATGTGGTACGTAAGTTTGTCGAGTACTCCGTGAAGAACGGTATCGATATCATCCGTATTTTCGACGCCCTCAACGACGTGCGCAACCTGGAAGTGGCCATTGATGAGACCGTCAAGCAGGGCGCTCACGCTTCCGGTACCATCTCCTATACCACCAGCCCCGTGCACACCCTGGAGAACTACGTGAAGATGGTCAAGGACCTGAAGAGCATGGGCGTAAAGTCCATCTGCATCAAGGACATGGCCGGTCTGATGGGCCCCAAGGAGGCCTACGACCTGGTTTCCGCCATCAAGGACGCCGTGCCTGAGCTGCCTCTGGTCATCCACACCCACTGCACCACCGGTCTGGCCTACATGACCCAGCTCAAGGCTGTGGAGGCCGGCGCCGACGTGCTGGATACTGCCATTTCTCCCTTCTCCGGCGGCACCTCTCAGCCCGCCACCGAGTCCGTGGCCTACTCCATCCGTCAGATGGGCTATCAGGTTGACCTGAACGACAAGGCCCTGACCGAGATGGCCGACTTCTTCAAGGGCGTCCGGGCCGACTTCCTCAAGAGCGGCACTCTGGATCCCATCTCCATGTCCACTGATACCCAGTGCCTCAACTACCAGATCCCCGGCGGCATGCTGTCCAACCTCATCTCCCAGCTGAAGATGATGAACGCCATCGACAAGCTGGACCAGGTGCTGGAAGAGACTCCCAAGGTCCGCAAGGATATGGGCTATCCTCCTCTGGTCACCCCCACCAGCCAGATGGTTGGTTCTCAGGCTGTGCAGAACGTGCTGGCCGGCGAGCGCTACAAGGTGGTCGGCAAGGAGATCAAGGCTTACTGCCGCGGCGAGTACGGCCGTACTCCCGCTCCCATTGATCCCGCCATCCAGAAGAAGATCCTGGGCGACACCCCCCTGGTGAAGGGCCGCTTCGCCGACAGCCTGGAGCCTGAGTTCGAGAAGACCAAGAAGGAGCTGGGCGCCACCGCCAAGAGCGACGAGGACGTGCTGAGCTACATCGCCTTCCCCCAGGTGGCCATGGCCTTCTTCAAGGACCGCGAGGCCGGTTTCCCCGCCAAGGAGGAGCCCAAGAAGGCGGCTCCCGCCCCCAAGGCGGCCCCCGCTCCTGCGCCCACTCCCGCCTGGCAGGGTCCTGTGTACTATGCTGAGGTTCCCGCTCCTGCGGTGCCCGGCTACACCAGCCGTCCCATCCCCGCCTTTGCCGCTTCCTATCAGCCTCCTCACCTGAAGATGGGCAGCCAGGGCGATTGCACCGGTACCTTTACCATTACCATCGACGGCAAGCCCTTCCAGGTCTCCGTGGAGCGCGCTGACGCTCCCGCCGCTGCCGCCGCTCCCGTAGCCGCCGCTCCTGTGGCTGCTGCTCCCGCTGCCCCTGTGGCTGCTCCCGCTCCCGCCGCGGCTCCTGCGGCTGCTCCCGCCCCCGCTGCGGCTCCTGCCGCTGCCCCCGCCGCTGTGGCTGCCGGCGAGACTGCCGTCAACAGCCCCATGCCCGGCAACATCTTTAAGGTGGAGTGCAAGCCCGGCCAGGCCGTGAAGGCCGGTGATGTGCTGGTGGTGCTGGAAGCCATGAAGATGGAGATCGAAGTCTCCGCTCCCGTGGACGGCACTGTCAAGTCCGTGTCCGCTGTGGTGGGCACCGCCGTCAACACTGACGACCTGCTGGTCACCCTGGGCTGA
- the rsmD gene encoding 16S rRNA (guanine(966)-N(2))-methyltransferase RsmD produces the protein MRVISGTARGRRLGELEGMETRPTTDRVKEALFNIVQFEVPGRKILDLFGGTGQLGIEALSRGAEHCTFVDQRSDAVTLIKNNLKVTDLAGKGRVVQGDSLGFLQTCGEQFDVIFLDPPYRADLLERAVEAIAAFDILREHGIMVCESALDKVLPTLNAPYERGKEYRYGKIKLTIYRKTGRELHG, from the coding sequence ATGCGCGTGATTTCAGGAACCGCCAGGGGACGTCGGCTGGGAGAGCTGGAGGGAATGGAGACCCGCCCTACCACCGACCGGGTAAAAGAGGCCCTGTTCAACATCGTACAGTTTGAGGTGCCGGGAAGGAAAATCCTGGATCTGTTTGGAGGAACCGGCCAGCTGGGAATCGAGGCCCTGTCCCGGGGCGCGGAGCACTGCACCTTTGTGGACCAGCGCAGCGATGCGGTGACCCTCATCAAAAACAATTTAAAAGTGACGGATTTGGCCGGAAAAGGCCGGGTGGTGCAGGGAGATTCCCTGGGTTTTCTCCAGACCTGCGGGGAACAGTTCGACGTGATTTTCCTGGATCCGCCCTACCGCGCCGACCTGCTGGAGCGGGCGGTGGAGGCCATCGCTGCATTTGACATTCTTCGGGAACATGGTATAATGGTGTGCGAAAGTGCGCTGGACAAGGTTTTGCCCACGCTGAACGCCCCCTATGAGCGGGGAAAGGAGTACCGGTACGGCAAGATCAAGCTGACCATCTACCGGAAAACTGGGAGGGAACTCCACGGATGA
- the coaD gene encoding pantetheine-phosphate adenylyltransferase: MKIAIYPGSFDPVTLGHLNIIKRAALCFDKLIVCVMINSNKHGMFTPEERVELLRRSTARFPNVEVDFAEGLLAAYAKRRKAHVVVKGLRAVSDFEQEVQMAVINRKLNPGLETMFLASSEKYTYLSSTVVKEMARYGANLEEFIPREIVADVNQRMKELQERKG, from the coding sequence ATGAAAATCGCAATCTACCCCGGCAGCTTTGACCCGGTGACGCTGGGGCATTTGAATATTATCAAGCGCGCCGCTCTGTGCTTTGACAAGCTCATTGTGTGCGTGATGATCAACTCCAACAAGCACGGTATGTTTACCCCCGAGGAGCGGGTGGAGCTGCTGCGGCGCTCTACCGCCCGTTTTCCCAATGTGGAAGTGGACTTTGCCGAGGGCCTGCTGGCCGCCTACGCCAAACGGCGGAAGGCCCATGTGGTGGTCAAGGGTCTGCGTGCCGTGTCCGACTTTGAGCAGGAGGTACAGATGGCGGTCATCAACCGCAAGCTGAACCCTGGTCTGGAGACCATGTTCCTGGCCTCCAGTGAGAAATACACCTACTTAAGCTCCACGGTGGTCAAGGAGATGGCCCGGTATGGAGCCAACCTGGAGGAGTTCATTCCCCGGGAAATCGTGGCTGATGTGAATCAGCGCATGAAGGAATTGCAGGAAAGGAAGGGTTGA